In a genomic window of Nomascus leucogenys isolate Asia chromosome 4, Asia_NLE_v1, whole genome shotgun sequence:
- the GPR62 gene encoding G-protein coupled receptor 62: protein MANSTGLNASEVAGSVGLILAAVVEVGALLGNGALLVVVLRTPGLRDALYLAHLCVVDLLAAASIMPLGLLAAPPPGLGRVRLGPAPCRAARFLSAALLPACTLGVAALGLARYRLIVHPLRPGSRPPPVLVLTAVWAAAGLLGALSLLGPPPAPPPAPARCSVLAGGLGPFRPLWALLAFALPALLLLGAYGGIFVVARRAALRPPRPARGSRLRSDSLDSRLSILPPLRPRLPGGKAALAPALAVGQFAACWLPYGCACLAPAARAAEAEAAVTWVAYSAFAAHPFLYGLLQRPVRLALGRLSRRALPGPLRACTPQAWHPRALLQCLQRPPEDPAVGPSEAPEQTPELAGGRSSSIPGAT from the coding sequence ATGGCCAACTCCACAGGGCTGAACGCCTCAGAAGTCGCAGGCTCGGTGGGGTTGATCCTGGCAGCTGTCGTGGAGGTGGGGGCACTGCTGGGCAACGGCGCGCTGCTGGTCGTGGTGCTGCGCACGCCAGGACTGCGCGACGCGCTCTACCTGGCGCACCTGTGCGTCGTGGACCTGCTGGCGGCCGCCTCCATCATGCCGCTGGGCCTGCTGGCCGCACCGCCGCCCGGGCTGGGCCGCGTGCGCCTGGGCCCCGCGCCATGCCGCGCCGCTCGCTTCCTCTCCGCCGCTCTGCTGCCGGCCTGCACGCTCGGGGTGGCCGCACTTGGTCTGGCACGCTACCGCCTCATCGTGCACCCGCTGCGGCCAGGCTCGCGGCCGCCGCCTGTGCTCGTGCTCACCGCTGTGTGGGCCGCGGCTGGACTGCTGGGCGCGCTCTCCTTGCTCGGCCCGCCGCccgcaccgccccctgctcctgCTCGCTGCTCAGTCCTGGCTGGGGGCCTCGGGCCCTTCCGGCCGCTCTGGGCCCTGCTGGCCTTCGCGCTGCCCGCCCTCCTGCTGCTCGGCGCCTACGGCGGCATCTTCGTGGTGGCGCGTCGCGCTGCCCTGAGGCCCCCACGGCCGGCGCGCGGGTCCCGACTCCGCTCGGACTCTCTGGATAGCCGCCTTTCCATCTTGCCGCCCCTCCGGCCTCGCCTACCCGGGGGCAAGGCGGCCCTGGCCCCAGCGCTGGCCGTGGGCCAATTTGCAGCCTGCTGGCTGCCTTATGGCTGCGCGTGCCTGGCGCCCGCAGCGCGGGCCGCGGAAGCCGAGGCGGCTGTTACTTGGGTCGCCTACTCGGCCTTCGCGGCTCACCCCTTCCTGTATGGGCTGCTGCAGCGTCCCGTGCGCTTGGCACTGGGCCGCCTCTCTCGCCGTGCACTGCCTGGACCTCTGCGGGCCTGCACTCCGCAAGCCTGGCACCCGCGGGCACTCTTGCAATGCCTCCAGAGACCCCCAGAGGACCCTGCCGTAGGCCCTTCTGAGGCTCCAGAACAGACCCCCGAGTTGGCAGGAGGGCGGAGCTCCAGCATACCAGGGGCCACCTGA
- the PARP3 gene encoding protein mono-ADP-ribosyltransferase PARP3 isoform X1, which yields MSLLFLAMAPKRKPSVQTEGPEKKKGRQAGREEDPFCSTAEALKAIPAEKRIIRTDPTCPLSSNPGTQVYEDYDCTLNQTNIGNNNNKFYIIQLLQDGDRFTCWNRWGRVGEVGQSKINHFTRLEDAKKDFEKKFREKTKNNWAERDRFVAHPGKYTLIEVQGEDEAQEAVVKVDGGPVRTVAKRVQPCSLDPATQKLVTNIFSKEMFKNTMALMDLDVKKMPLGKLSKQQIARGFEALEALEEALKGPMDGGQSLEELSSHFYTVIPHNFGRSRPPPINSPELLQAKKDMLLVLADIELAQALQAASEQEKMVEEVPHPLDRDYQLLKCQLQLLDSGAPEYKVIQTYLEQTGSNHRCPTLQHIWKVNRDGEEDRFQVHSKLGNRKLLWHGTNVAVVAAILTSGLRIMPHSGGRVGKGIYFASENSKSAGYVTGMKCGAHDVGYMFLGEVALGREHHINTDNPSLKSPPPGFDSVIARGHTEPDPTQDTELELDGQQVVVPQGQPVPCPEFSSSTFSQSEYLIYQESQCRLRYLLEVHL from the exons ATGTCCCTGCTTTTCTTGG CCATGGCTCCAAAGCGGAAACCCTCAGTACAGACTGAGGGCCCTGAGAAGAAGAAGGGCCggcaggcaggaagggaggaggacCCCTTTTGCTCCACCGCTGAGGCCCTCAAGGCCATACCGGCAGAGAAGCGCATAATCCGCACGGATCCAACATGTCCACTCAGCAGCAACCCCGGGACCCAG gtgTATGAGGACTACGACTGCACCCTGAACCAGACCAACATcgggaacaacaacaacaagttcTACATCATCCAGCTGCTCCAAGACGGCGACCGCTTCACCTGCTGGAACCGCTGGGGCCGTGTG GGAGAGGTCGGCCAGTCGAAGATCAACCACTTCACAAGGCTAGAAGATGCAAAGAAGGACTTTGAGAAGAAATTTCGGGAAAAGACCAAGAACAACTGGGCGGAGCGGGACCGCTTTGTGGCTCACCCGGGCAAGTACACACTTATCGAAGTACAGGGAGAGGATGAGGCCCAGGAAGCTGTGGTAAAG GTGGACGGAGGCCCAGTGAGGACTGTGGCTAAGCGGGTGCAGCCCTGCTCCCTGGACCCAGCCACGCAGAAGCTCGTCACTAACATCTTCAGCAAGGAGATGTTCAAGAACACCATGGCCCTCATGGACctgg ATGTGAAGAAGATGCCCCTGGGAAAGCTGAGCAAGCAACAGATTGCACGGGGCTTCGAGGCCTTGGAGGCGCTGGAGGAGGCCCTGAAAGGCCCCATGGACGGTGGCCAAAGCCTGGAGGAGCTGTCCTCCCACTTTTACACTGTCATCCCGCACAACTTCGGCCGCAGCCGGCCCCCGCCCATCAATTCCCCTGAGCTTCTGCAGGCCAAGAAGGACATGCTGCTG GTGCTGGCGGACATCGAGCTGGCCCAGGCCCTGCAGGCAGCCTCTGAGCAGGAGAAGATGGTGGAGGAGGTGCCACACCCCCTGGACCGAGACTACCAGCTTCTCAAGTGCCAGCTGCAGCTGCTAGACTCTGGAGCACCTGAGTACAAG GTGATACAGACCTACTTAGAACAGACTGGCAGCAACCACAGGTGCCCTACTCTTCAACACATCTGGAAAGTAAACCGAGATGGGGAG GAAGACAGATTCCAGGTCCACTCCAAACTGGGTAATCGGAAGCTGCTGTGGCACGGCACCAACGTGGCCGTGGTGGCCGCCATCCTCACTAGTGGGCTCCGCATCATGCCACATTCTGGTGGGCGTGTTGGCAAGGGCATCTACTTTGCCTCAGAGAACAGCAAGTCAGCTGGATATG TTACTGGCATGAAGTGTGGGGCCCACGATGTCGGCTACATGTTCCTGGGTGAGGTGGCCCTGGGCAGAGAGCACCATATCAACACGGACAACCCCAGCTTGAAGAGCCCACCTCCCGGCTTCGACAGTGTCATTGCCCGAGGCCACACTGAGCCTG ATCCGACCCAAGACACTGAGTTGGAGCTGGATGGCCAGCAAGTGGTGGTGCCCCAGGGCCAGCCTGTGCCCTGCCCAGAGTTCAGCAGCTCCACATTCTCCCAGAGCGAGTACCTCATCTACCAGGAGAGCCAGTGTCGCCTGCGCTACCTGCTGGAGGTCCACCTCTGA
- the PARP3 gene encoding protein mono-ADP-ribosyltransferase PARP3 isoform X2 yields the protein MAPKRKPSVQTEGPEKKKGRQAGREEDPFCSTAEALKAIPAEKRIIRTDPTCPLSSNPGTQVYEDYDCTLNQTNIGNNNNKFYIIQLLQDGDRFTCWNRWGRVGEVGQSKINHFTRLEDAKKDFEKKFREKTKNNWAERDRFVAHPGKYTLIEVQGEDEAQEAVVKVDGGPVRTVAKRVQPCSLDPATQKLVTNIFSKEMFKNTMALMDLDVKKMPLGKLSKQQIARGFEALEALEEALKGPMDGGQSLEELSSHFYTVIPHNFGRSRPPPINSPELLQAKKDMLLVLADIELAQALQAASEQEKMVEEVPHPLDRDYQLLKCQLQLLDSGAPEYKVIQTYLEQTGSNHRCPTLQHIWKVNRDGEEDRFQVHSKLGNRKLLWHGTNVAVVAAILTSGLRIMPHSGGRVGKGIYFASENSKSAGYVTGMKCGAHDVGYMFLGEVALGREHHINTDNPSLKSPPPGFDSVIARGHTEPDPTQDTELELDGQQVVVPQGQPVPCPEFSSSTFSQSEYLIYQESQCRLRYLLEVHL from the exons ATGGCTCCAAAGCGGAAACCCTCAGTACAGACTGAGGGCCCTGAGAAGAAGAAGGGCCggcaggcaggaagggaggaggacCCCTTTTGCTCCACCGCTGAGGCCCTCAAGGCCATACCGGCAGAGAAGCGCATAATCCGCACGGATCCAACATGTCCACTCAGCAGCAACCCCGGGACCCAG gtgTATGAGGACTACGACTGCACCCTGAACCAGACCAACATcgggaacaacaacaacaagttcTACATCATCCAGCTGCTCCAAGACGGCGACCGCTTCACCTGCTGGAACCGCTGGGGCCGTGTG GGAGAGGTCGGCCAGTCGAAGATCAACCACTTCACAAGGCTAGAAGATGCAAAGAAGGACTTTGAGAAGAAATTTCGGGAAAAGACCAAGAACAACTGGGCGGAGCGGGACCGCTTTGTGGCTCACCCGGGCAAGTACACACTTATCGAAGTACAGGGAGAGGATGAGGCCCAGGAAGCTGTGGTAAAG GTGGACGGAGGCCCAGTGAGGACTGTGGCTAAGCGGGTGCAGCCCTGCTCCCTGGACCCAGCCACGCAGAAGCTCGTCACTAACATCTTCAGCAAGGAGATGTTCAAGAACACCATGGCCCTCATGGACctgg ATGTGAAGAAGATGCCCCTGGGAAAGCTGAGCAAGCAACAGATTGCACGGGGCTTCGAGGCCTTGGAGGCGCTGGAGGAGGCCCTGAAAGGCCCCATGGACGGTGGCCAAAGCCTGGAGGAGCTGTCCTCCCACTTTTACACTGTCATCCCGCACAACTTCGGCCGCAGCCGGCCCCCGCCCATCAATTCCCCTGAGCTTCTGCAGGCCAAGAAGGACATGCTGCTG GTGCTGGCGGACATCGAGCTGGCCCAGGCCCTGCAGGCAGCCTCTGAGCAGGAGAAGATGGTGGAGGAGGTGCCACACCCCCTGGACCGAGACTACCAGCTTCTCAAGTGCCAGCTGCAGCTGCTAGACTCTGGAGCACCTGAGTACAAG GTGATACAGACCTACTTAGAACAGACTGGCAGCAACCACAGGTGCCCTACTCTTCAACACATCTGGAAAGTAAACCGAGATGGGGAG GAAGACAGATTCCAGGTCCACTCCAAACTGGGTAATCGGAAGCTGCTGTGGCACGGCACCAACGTGGCCGTGGTGGCCGCCATCCTCACTAGTGGGCTCCGCATCATGCCACATTCTGGTGGGCGTGTTGGCAAGGGCATCTACTTTGCCTCAGAGAACAGCAAGTCAGCTGGATATG TTACTGGCATGAAGTGTGGGGCCCACGATGTCGGCTACATGTTCCTGGGTGAGGTGGCCCTGGGCAGAGAGCACCATATCAACACGGACAACCCCAGCTTGAAGAGCCCACCTCCCGGCTTCGACAGTGTCATTGCCCGAGGCCACACTGAGCCTG ATCCGACCCAAGACACTGAGTTGGAGCTGGATGGCCAGCAAGTGGTGGTGCCCCAGGGCCAGCCTGTGCCCTGCCCAGAGTTCAGCAGCTCCACATTCTCCCAGAGCGAGTACCTCATCTACCAGGAGAGCCAGTGTCGCCTGCGCTACCTGCTGGAGGTCCACCTCTGA